A single Cnuibacter physcomitrellae DNA region contains:
- a CDS encoding Lrp/AsnC family transcriptional regulator, whose amino-acid sequence MPDIDEVDLAILRLLRSDARMTNREVAARAGVSPTTALDRTRALRERGIIRGAILEVDLAAVGRGVQALIAVRIRPPSRRNIESFRDWAATLPDVVGVFVTSGAEDFIVHVAVPDNDSLYAFVIDRLTERPEVADVRTSVVYEHLANREIEPVVSETVRSRRRG is encoded by the coding sequence CGGATGCACGGATGACCAACCGCGAGGTCGCCGCCCGAGCCGGGGTGTCGCCCACCACCGCTCTCGACCGCACCCGCGCGCTCCGGGAGCGGGGCATCATCCGCGGCGCGATCCTCGAGGTCGACCTGGCCGCCGTGGGGCGGGGCGTGCAGGCGCTCATCGCCGTGCGCATCCGCCCGCCGTCGAGGCGCAACATCGAGTCGTTCCGGGACTGGGCGGCGACGCTCCCCGACGTGGTCGGCGTCTTCGTGACGTCGGGGGCGGAGGACTTCATCGTGCATGTGGCGGTGCCCGACAACGACAGCCTGTACGCGTTCGTCATCGACCGCCTCACCGAGCGCCCCGAGGTGGCCGACGTGCGGACGTCGGTGGTCTACGAGCACCTCGCGAACCGCGAGATCGAGCCGGTGGTCTCGGAGACGGTCAGGTCTCGACGACGGGGGTGA
- a CDS encoding NAD(P)H-hydrate epimerase, which produces MRGYSAEQIRGAERAHLEAGEPLMARAAEGLADAVEGLVTRPGRPLRTSHVCVLAGSGDNGGDALYAAAALAARGSSVTVVPVGSRLHEGGRTAAEVAGATVLDRTSGSDEDLVRRAVEAAIRSDAVVDGIIGTGTSADPSLRGLGRAVVVALLSEPRWAGSGAAVVAVDLPSGVHPDTGAADDAVLPADLTVTFGGAKAGLLQGTGARLAGRIEVVPIGIEEDLEALTPVVET; this is translated from the coding sequence GTGCGCGGATACAGCGCGGAGCAGATCAGGGGCGCGGAGCGTGCCCATCTCGAGGCCGGCGAGCCGCTGATGGCCCGGGCCGCGGAGGGGCTGGCCGACGCCGTCGAAGGGCTCGTCACCCGGCCGGGTCGCCCGCTCCGCACCTCGCACGTCTGCGTCCTCGCCGGGTCGGGCGACAACGGCGGCGATGCCCTCTACGCGGCGGCCGCGCTCGCCGCCCGCGGCTCCTCCGTGACGGTCGTGCCGGTCGGCAGCCGTTTGCACGAGGGCGGGCGCACGGCCGCCGAGGTCGCGGGAGCGACCGTCCTCGACAGGACGAGCGGGTCGGACGAGGACCTCGTCCGACGGGCGGTCGAGGCCGCGATCCGGTCGGACGCCGTGGTCGACGGGATCATCGGCACCGGCACGTCGGCCGACCCGTCACTGCGCGGCCTGGGCCGCGCCGTGGTGGTCGCTCTGCTGTCCGAGCCGCGCTGGGCCGGATCGGGTGCCGCCGTCGTCGCGGTCGATCTGCCGAGCGGTGTGCATCCGGACACCGGAGCCGCCGACGACGCCGTCCTCCCGGCCGACCTCACCGTGACCTTCGGCGGCGCCAAGGCGGGCCTGCTCCAGGGCACGGGGGCGCGTCTGGCCGGGCGGATCGAGGTCGTCCCGATCGGCATCGAGGAGGACCTCGAGGCGCTCACCCCCGTCGTCGAGACCTGA